The proteins below are encoded in one region of Ornithinimicrobium avium:
- a CDS encoding cystathionine beta-synthase codes for MRVADTILDTIGNTPLVRLNRVTEGLSATVLAKVEYVNPGGSVKDRIAVRIIDAAEAEGKLRPGGTIVEPTSGNTGVGLALVAQQRGYRCIFVCPDKVGKDKIDVLRAYGAEIVITPTAVPPEHPDSYYSVSDRLAAEIEGAYKPNQYENLNGPASHYESTGPEIWRDTDGRVTHFVAGVGTGGTISGTGRFLKEVGGVTVIGADPEGSVYSGGTGRPYLVEGVGEDMWPGAYDTSVPERVIAVSDAASFDMTLRLAREEGLLVGGSSGMAVVAALEAAKDLGPDDVVVVLLPDGGRGYLGKIFNEQWMRRYGFSPVPEEERTVREVLSVKTGRLPDLVHVHPTDTVRDAIDIMAEYGVSQLLVLGAEPPVTMGEVTGALTERDLLDAVFHGTTRLTDAVADLTGAPLPLIGVNDSVTAAREAFAEADALLVTEGGKPVAVLTRPDLLTFVSQ; via the coding sequence ATGCGCGTCGCCGACACCATCCTCGACACGATCGGCAACACGCCGCTCGTCCGGCTCAACCGCGTGACGGAGGGCCTCTCCGCCACCGTCCTGGCCAAGGTCGAGTACGTCAACCCGGGCGGCTCGGTCAAGGACCGCATCGCGGTCAGGATCATCGACGCCGCCGAGGCGGAGGGCAAGCTGCGCCCGGGGGGCACGATCGTGGAGCCGACCTCGGGCAACACCGGCGTCGGCCTGGCGCTGGTCGCCCAGCAGCGCGGCTACCGGTGCATCTTCGTCTGCCCCGACAAGGTCGGCAAGGACAAGATCGACGTCCTGCGGGCCTACGGCGCCGAGATCGTCATCACCCCGACCGCGGTCCCGCCCGAGCACCCGGACTCCTACTACAGCGTCAGCGACCGGCTCGCCGCCGAGATCGAGGGCGCCTACAAGCCCAACCAGTACGAGAACCTCAACGGCCCGGCCTCCCACTACGAGTCCACCGGTCCGGAGATCTGGCGGGACACCGACGGCAGGGTCACGCACTTCGTGGCCGGCGTCGGGACCGGCGGCACCATCTCCGGCACGGGCCGCTTCCTCAAGGAGGTCGGCGGCGTCACGGTAATCGGCGCCGACCCCGAGGGGTCCGTCTACTCCGGCGGCACCGGCCGCCCCTACCTGGTCGAGGGCGTGGGCGAGGACATGTGGCCCGGCGCCTACGACACCTCGGTGCCCGAGCGGGTCATCGCGGTGAGCGACGCAGCCTCCTTCGACATGACCCTCCGGCTGGCCCGGGAGGAGGGGCTGCTCGTCGGCGGCTCGTCGGGCATGGCCGTGGTCGCGGCCCTCGAGGCGGCCAAGGACCTGGGCCCGGACGACGTCGTGGTGGTCCTGCTGCCCGACGGCGGCCGCGGCTACCTGGGCAAGATCTTCAACGAACAGTGGATGCGCCGCTACGGCTTCAGCCCGGTGCCCGAGGAGGAGCGGACCGTCCGGGAGGTGCTCTCCGTCAAGACCGGCCGGCTCCCCGACCTCGTGCACGTCCACCCCACCGACACCGTCCGCGACGCCATCGACATCATGGCGGAGTATGGCGTGTCCCAGCTGCTCGTCCTCGGCGCCGAGCCTCCCGTCACCATGGGCGAGGTCACCGGCGCGCTCACCGAGCGCGACCTGCTCGACGCCGTCTTCCACGGCACCACCAGGCTGACCGACGCGGTCGCCGACCTGACCGGGGCGCCGCTGCCGCTCATCGGCGTCAACGACTCGGTCACCGCCGCGCGCGAGGCGTTCGCCGAGGCCGACGCCCTCCTGGTCACCGAGGGCGGCAAGCCGGTCGCCGTGCTGACCCGCCCCGACCTGCTCACCTTCGTCTCCCAGTGA
- a CDS encoding toxin has translation MKVHRSALRHGVVPEDAVQAADLSLWVEPLEDDEWPHRELRLGFDTQARLLETVVLVFGVVDPQLVVRDLT, from the coding sequence GTGAAGGTCCACCGCAGCGCGCTTAGGCACGGGGTCGTTCCCGAGGACGCGGTCCAGGCTGCGGACCTGTCGTTGTGGGTCGAGCCGCTGGAGGACGACGAGTGGCCCCACCGCGAGCTGCGGCTCGGCTTCGACACCCAGGCACGGTTGCTGGAGACGGTCGTGCTCGTCTTCGGCGTTGTGGATCCTCAGTTAGTCGTGAGGGACCTGACGTAG
- a CDS encoding purine-cytosine permease family protein: protein MSEQHEGTTLTTAERTLVETTGIEVIDESERTAKPSDLFWPWFAANVSVFGMSYAAFVYGFGISFPQAIVVTVLGVVLSFLLCGIIAIAGKRGSAPTMILSRAAFGVTGQKVPGVVSWLVSIGWETFLAIMAVLATATVFRELGWASGTATKVIATLVVTALIVLASVAGYHTIMRLQSVLTWVTGVITVVYIAMTFHLVDLSTVTTREGGSLESVIGALVMVMTGFGLGWINIAADWSRYQRRDASGGSIVFWNTLGGALPVVLLVGYGLLLVGSRPDLEDGIAADPIGTLATILPNWFLVPFLLAAVLALVSGAVLGIYSSGLTLLSLGVKIPRPAAAGIDGVILTIGTIWVVFFAQDFLGPFQSFLITLGVPLAAWAGILIADIALRRRDYDDRALFDPRGRYGAWDWTAVGTMVVASVIGWGLVINLFAEDAAWNNWQGYLLGPLGGKDGTWAYANIGVLVALVLGFVVTLLARRGTVRRQEEGAYDVAPAELGDRR from the coding sequence ATGAGCGAGCAGCACGAGGGCACGACCCTCACCACCGCCGAGCGGACCCTGGTGGAGACCACCGGCATCGAGGTCATCGACGAGTCGGAGCGCACCGCCAAGCCCTCGGACCTGTTCTGGCCGTGGTTCGCGGCCAACGTGTCCGTGTTCGGGATGAGCTACGCCGCGTTCGTCTACGGCTTCGGCATCTCCTTCCCCCAGGCGATCGTCGTGACCGTCCTCGGCGTGGTCCTGTCCTTCCTGCTCTGCGGCATCATCGCCATCGCCGGCAAGCGGGGCTCGGCGCCGACGATGATCCTCTCCCGCGCGGCCTTCGGCGTCACCGGGCAGAAGGTGCCCGGCGTCGTGTCCTGGCTGGTGTCGATCGGCTGGGAGACCTTCCTGGCGATCATGGCGGTGCTGGCCACGGCGACCGTCTTCCGCGAGCTCGGCTGGGCCAGCGGCACCGCGACCAAGGTGATCGCCACCCTGGTCGTCACCGCCCTCATCGTCCTTGCCTCGGTCGCCGGCTACCACACGATCATGCGGCTGCAGTCGGTGCTGACCTGGGTCACCGGCGTGATCACCGTCGTCTACATCGCGATGACCTTCCACCTGGTCGACCTGTCCACCGTCACCACCCGCGAGGGTGGGTCGCTGGAGTCGGTCATCGGGGCGCTGGTCATGGTGATGACCGGCTTCGGGCTGGGCTGGATCAACATCGCCGCCGACTGGTCGCGCTACCAGCGCCGCGACGCCTCCGGCGGCTCGATCGTCTTCTGGAACACCCTCGGCGGGGCGCTGCCGGTGGTGCTGCTCGTCGGCTACGGCCTGCTGCTCGTCGGCTCCCGGCCCGACCTCGAGGACGGGATCGCCGCCGACCCCATCGGCACGCTCGCCACGATCCTGCCCAACTGGTTCCTCGTGCCCTTCCTGCTCGCCGCGGTGCTCGCGCTGGTCAGCGGCGCGGTCCTGGGCATCTACTCCTCGGGCCTGACCCTCCTGTCGCTGGGCGTCAAGATCCCGCGGCCGGCCGCCGCCGGCATCGACGGGGTCATCCTGACGATCGGCACGATCTGGGTCGTCTTCTTCGCCCAGGACTTCCTCGGCCCGTTCCAGAGCTTCCTCATCACCCTCGGCGTCCCGCTGGCGGCGTGGGCCGGCATCCTGATCGCCGACATCGCGCTGCGGCGACGCGACTACGACGACCGGGCGCTGTTCGACCCGCGCGGCCGCTACGGGGCCTGGGACTGGACCGCGGTCGGGACCATGGTCGTCGCCTCGGTCATCGGGTGGGGTCTGGTCATCAACCTCTTCGCCGAGGACGCCGCGTGGAACAACTGGCAGGGCTACCTGCTGGGCCCGCTCGGCGGCAAGGACGGCACGTGGGCCTACGCCAACATCGGCGTCCTCGTCGCGCTCGTCCTCGGCTTCGTGGTCACCCTGCTCGCGCGCCGCGGCACGGTCCGTCGCCAGGAGGAGGGGGCGTATGACGTCGCGCCCGCCGAGCTGGGTGACCGGCGGTGA
- a CDS encoding type II toxin-antitoxin system RelE family toxin, with protein MAAAVVEFFTGALIDNPQRVGKPLRGELAGIRSARRGTYRVLYRINEQAREVVVLRVEHRRDVYGRH; from the coding sequence GTGGCTGCGGCAGTCGTCGAGTTTTTCACCGGGGCCCTCATCGACAACCCCCAGCGAGTGGGCAAGCCCCTTCGCGGCGAGCTCGCCGGCATCCGTTCCGCACGCCGGGGGACCTATCGAGTCCTCTACCGGATCAACGAGCAGGCTCGCGAAGTCGTCGTGCTGCGCGTCGAGCACCGTCGCGACGTATACGGTCGCCACTGA
- a CDS encoding type II toxin-antitoxin system Phd/YefM family antitoxin — protein MSIESLREVRDHFSDVVDRVQREHERVTVTRNGKAAAVILSPEDLAELEETLAVLSDPEALADIREADLAYQAGDVVRGADAVRALLP, from the coding sequence ATGAGCATCGAGTCCCTGCGCGAGGTCCGCGATCACTTCAGCGACGTTGTCGACCGAGTGCAGCGCGAGCACGAGCGGGTCACGGTGACGCGCAACGGCAAGGCAGCAGCGGTCATCCTCAGCCCGGAAGACCTGGCCGAGCTCGAAGAGACCCTGGCCGTCCTCAGTGACCCTGAGGCGCTGGCCGACATCCGCGAAGCCGACCTCGCATACCAGGCAGGAGACGTGGTCCGCGGAGCAGATGCGGTCCGGGCATTGCTCCCGTGA
- a CDS encoding ribbon-helix-helix protein, CopG family, which yields MSDDDQVTDEQIQKWADEAESGYDVEELKRRGRGRPGRGAEPTQVIAVRLTAEEIAALDAYAAREHLSRSEAIRRALAGYAA from the coding sequence ATGTCAGATGACGACCAGGTGACGGACGAGCAGATCCAGAAGTGGGCTGACGAGGCCGAGTCTGGCTATGACGTCGAGGAGCTCAAACGCCGCGGCCGGGGCCGTCCCGGGCGCGGGGCCGAACCAACGCAGGTGATCGCCGTGCGGCTCACGGCCGAGGAGATCGCGGCGCTCGACGCGTACGCCGCCCGGGAGCACCTGTCCCGCTCCGAGGCGATCCGACGTGCGCTGGCCGGCTACGCCGCGTGA
- a CDS encoding YggS family pyridoxal phosphate enzyme, which produces MTYPTARTVQDFTRHLADVRSRVAAAAERAGRAASEVRLLPVSKTVPEDRVRLAVQAGCHELGENKVQEAARKHRELADLDVSWSIIGHLQRNKARDVAAFATEFQALDSRRIAPDTARVRECFRLLRTLRDRARQTDPDLIGPGELSMGMSGDYEAAVEEGATVVRVGQTVFGQRATPDSYYWPPTSSRV; this is translated from the coding sequence ATGACCTACCCCACGGCCCGGACGGTCCAGGACTTCACCCGCCACCTCGCCGACGTCCGCTCCCGGGTCGCCGCGGCGGCCGAACGGGCAGGCCGCGCAGCGTCCGAGGTGCGCCTGCTGCCGGTGAGCAAGACGGTCCCCGAGGACCGCGTCCGCCTGGCCGTGCAGGCCGGCTGCCACGAGCTGGGGGAGAACAAGGTCCAGGAGGCCGCCCGCAAGCACCGCGAGCTCGCCGACCTCGACGTCTCCTGGTCGATCATCGGCCACCTGCAGCGCAACAAGGCCCGGGACGTCGCGGCCTTCGCCACCGAGTTCCAGGCGCTCGACTCCCGGCGGATAGCCCCGGACACCGCACGGGTCCGCGAGTGCTTCCGGCTGCTGCGCACCCTTCGCGACCGGGCCCGCCAGACCGACCCGGACCTGATCGGCCCCGGCGAGCTGTCGATGGGCATGTCGGGCGACTACGAGGCGGCCGTCGAGGAGGGTGCGACGGTCGTCCGGGTGGGGCAGACCGTCTTCGGGCAGCGGGCCACGCCCGACAGCTACTACTGGCCGCCGACCTCCTCTCGGGTCTGA
- a CDS encoding cystathionine gamma-synthase has translation MPGFATRAIHAGQAFDPRTGAVNPPVYQTSTFVQERVGGLREGYEYTRGTNPTRDVLQELVADLEGGAQGLSFASGLAAEDATLRALLAPGDHVLMGNDVYGGTHRLVRKILAPWGLQLSTVEMTDLDAVRAAIRPETRMLWLETPSNPLMKVTDVEAVAALGHEHGLTVVVDNTFASPALQTPIALGADVVVHSATKYLGGHSDVLGGVVVTATEEAGEKIQFLQFAAGAVSAPWEVFLTIRGIKTLALRMERHSSNAAAIARTLVDHPAVERVYYPGLPDHPGHEIAARQMSGFGGMVSLALAGGAAAARRFAESTSLFQLAESLGGVESLVNYPAEMTHASVRGTELEVADNIIRLSTGIEDEADLVTDVQQALERLG, from the coding sequence ATGCCCGGTTTCGCCACCCGCGCCATCCATGCCGGTCAGGCGTTCGACCCCAGGACCGGCGCGGTGAACCCGCCCGTCTACCAGACCTCCACGTTCGTGCAGGAGCGCGTCGGCGGGCTGCGCGAGGGCTACGAGTACACGCGCGGCACGAACCCGACCCGGGACGTCCTGCAGGAGCTGGTGGCCGATCTCGAGGGCGGCGCGCAGGGACTGTCCTTCGCCTCCGGCCTGGCCGCCGAGGACGCGACCCTGCGGGCCCTGCTGGCCCCGGGCGACCACGTGCTCATGGGCAACGACGTCTACGGCGGCACGCACCGGCTGGTCAGGAAGATCCTCGCCCCGTGGGGGCTGCAGCTCAGCACCGTCGAGATGACCGACCTCGACGCCGTGCGCGCGGCGATCCGGCCGGAGACGAGGATGCTCTGGCTGGAGACCCCCAGCAACCCCCTGATGAAGGTCACCGACGTCGAGGCGGTCGCGGCGCTGGGTCACGAGCACGGGCTGACCGTGGTCGTCGACAACACCTTCGCCTCGCCCGCGCTGCAGACGCCGATCGCGCTCGGCGCCGACGTGGTGGTGCACTCGGCCACGAAGTACCTCGGCGGCCACTCCGACGTGCTGGGCGGCGTCGTCGTCACCGCGACCGAGGAGGCCGGCGAGAAGATCCAGTTCCTCCAGTTCGCCGCGGGCGCCGTGTCCGCACCGTGGGAGGTGTTCCTGACGATCCGGGGCATCAAGACCCTCGCGCTGCGCATGGAGCGGCACAGCTCCAACGCGGCGGCGATCGCCCGGACGCTGGTCGACCACCCGGCCGTGGAGCGGGTCTACTACCCGGGACTGCCCGACCACCCCGGTCACGAGATCGCCGCCCGGCAGATGAGCGGCTTCGGCGGCATGGTCTCCCTCGCCCTGGCCGGCGGCGCCGCGGCGGCGCGGAGGTTCGCCGAGTCGACGAGCCTGTTCCAGCTGGCCGAGTCTCTCGGCGGGGTGGAGTCCTTGGTGAACTACCCCGCCGAGATGACGCACGCCTCCGTGCGGGGCACGGAGCTGGAGGTGGCGGACAACATCATCCGGCTCTCGACCGGCATCGAGGACGAGGCGGACCTGGTCACGGACGTGCAGCAGGCGCTCGAGCGGCTGGGCTGA
- a CDS encoding transposase encodes MNAAWLLLVGIAADLVAWTRLLVLTGEAKTLASCEPKALRYRFLQVPARLTHGSRRRRLRIPSTWPWAASIVAVFANIAAIPQPA; translated from the coding sequence ATCAACGCCGCGTGGCTGCTGCTGGTCGGCATCGCCGCGGACCTGGTGGCCTGGACCCGGCTGCTGGTGCTCACCGGCGAGGCAAAGACTCTCGCCTCCTGCGAACCCAAGGCGCTGCGATACCGCTTCCTGCAGGTGCCCGCCCGACTCACCCACGGCAGTCGCCGCCGACGGTTACGGATCCCGTCCACCTGGCCGTGGGCCGCCTCGATCGTAGCCGTCTTCGCCAACATCGCCGCGATCCCACAACCTGCCTGA
- a CDS encoding cysteine hydrolase family protein, whose amino-acid sequence MIAPWLVVIDAQNIFADPASQWVAPRFEQTVGPIRELVAEHGERSVVTRWVPPVTKEGSWVPYFQTFPFADQPPEHPLFDLVPQVADLGVRHVVSEPTFGKWGPGLAAVTGEHAHLVLAGVATDCCVLSTALAAADAGCTVEVVAAACAGSSDEAHERALEAMKLYAPQIRVRG is encoded by the coding sequence GTGATCGCCCCCTGGCTCGTCGTCATCGACGCGCAGAACATCTTCGCCGACCCCGCCTCGCAGTGGGTGGCGCCCCGCTTCGAGCAGACCGTCGGGCCGATCCGCGAGCTGGTCGCCGAGCACGGTGAGCGCAGCGTGGTCACCCGCTGGGTGCCGCCGGTCACCAAGGAGGGCTCGTGGGTGCCCTACTTCCAGACCTTCCCGTTCGCCGACCAGCCGCCCGAGCACCCCCTCTTCGACCTCGTCCCCCAGGTGGCCGACCTCGGGGTCCGCCACGTCGTCTCCGAGCCGACCTTCGGCAAGTGGGGGCCGGGCCTGGCCGCGGTCACCGGCGAGCACGCCCACCTGGTGCTCGCCGGGGTTGCCACGGACTGCTGCGTGCTCTCCACGGCGCTGGCCGCCGCCGACGCCGGCTGCACCGTCGAGGTGGTCGCCGCCGCCTGCGCGGGCTCCAGCGACGAGGCGCACGAACGTGCGCTGGAGGCGATGAAGCTCTACGCCCCGCAGATCAGGGTCCGCGGCTAG
- a CDS encoding ATP-binding protein — protein sequence MQPSPYTPGETAREIPGRETQLTDITGLLGRVALEGRFAGRVRVDVGPRGVGKTSLLRRAQRTAHDLGLASVFVTAGNGTLTAVIADEVHQLTRAWGHGDVLTERVSQVKLSAGVPGVGHLELTGRQRPAPEATRAFRELIAHTAQAAAQDGDHRGVLLLIDELQAADPDSLRTIAYAWQELQASDSPVPAALLAAGLSHTPDVVTRAVTHAERFQYRPMRDLEPHETREALTAPSAALGVSWTTDALTAVVERAQGYPYFVQVYGDEAWHAAGNPDAGGQLTLADVNAAQERVEVDLTELYRTRWARATARERDILTAMANHPEGPVPRRAIAERLRVGTTALSMARQSLLDKGILDAPAHGMLQFTVPGFGAYVRSLTTN from the coding sequence GTGCAGCCCAGTCCCTACACGCCAGGTGAGACCGCTCGCGAGATCCCCGGGCGGGAGACCCAGCTCACCGACATCACAGGGCTGCTGGGTCGGGTCGCCCTCGAGGGGCGCTTCGCCGGCCGCGTGCGCGTGGACGTCGGTCCGCGTGGTGTGGGAAAGACCAGCCTGCTGCGGCGTGCCCAACGTACGGCGCACGACCTCGGCCTGGCGTCGGTGTTCGTCACCGCCGGCAACGGCACCCTGACAGCGGTGATCGCCGATGAGGTTCACCAGCTCACCCGCGCCTGGGGACACGGCGACGTGCTGACAGAGCGGGTCAGCCAGGTCAAGCTCTCGGCCGGTGTCCCCGGAGTCGGTCACCTCGAACTCACGGGCAGGCAACGCCCAGCTCCCGAAGCCACGCGCGCGTTCCGTGAGCTCATCGCCCACACCGCCCAGGCCGCGGCACAGGACGGCGACCACAGGGGAGTCCTCTTGCTCATCGACGAACTCCAGGCCGCCGACCCCGACTCCCTGCGCACGATCGCCTACGCCTGGCAGGAGTTGCAGGCCTCCGACAGCCCCGTCCCGGCTGCGCTCCTGGCCGCTGGACTGTCCCACACCCCTGACGTCGTCACGCGCGCAGTCACTCACGCCGAGCGCTTCCAGTACCGTCCGATGCGCGATCTCGAACCGCACGAGACCCGGGAGGCCCTGACCGCTCCCAGCGCCGCCCTAGGAGTCTCCTGGACCACCGACGCCCTGACAGCCGTCGTCGAACGCGCCCAGGGGTATCCCTACTTCGTCCAGGTCTACGGGGATGAGGCATGGCACGCCGCCGGCAACCCCGACGCCGGCGGTCAACTCACCCTCGCCGACGTCAACGCCGCCCAGGAACGTGTCGAGGTCGACTTGACCGAGCTGTACCGCACCCGATGGGCCAGAGCCACCGCACGCGAACGCGACATCCTCACGGCCATGGCCAACCACCCCGAAGGCCCTGTCCCACGCCGCGCCATCGCCGAACGGCTACGTGTAGGAACGACTGCCCTGTCCATGGCACGACAGTCACTGCTCGACAAGGGCATCCTGGACGCACCGGCCCACGGAATGCTCCAGTTCACCGTCCCAGGCTTCGGCGCCTACGTCAGGTCCCTCACGACTAACTGA
- a CDS encoding DUF6326 family protein, protein MLETLRIPVQAKLAAAWTSFMFLYAYVDILGFYRPGHLEEILGGSVHEFQTGPTFMSLALTALAVPILMPLLSTTLPARVNRTLNLVVATLYIPFSLYNVSGEQTWDYSSFFGLSIGLEVLLLAFILRSAWTWPRRTSPPATLAPSADREAARI, encoded by the coding sequence GTGCTGGAGACCCTGCGCATACCCGTGCAGGCCAAGCTCGCGGCAGCCTGGACCAGCTTCATGTTTCTCTACGCCTACGTCGACATCCTGGGTTTCTACAGGCCCGGCCATCTCGAGGAGATCCTGGGTGGCTCCGTCCACGAGTTCCAGACCGGCCCGACCTTCATGTCCCTTGCGCTCACCGCTCTGGCCGTCCCGATCCTCATGCCCCTGCTCTCCACGACCCTGCCCGCTCGCGTCAACCGCACCCTGAATCTCGTCGTCGCGACGCTCTACATCCCGTTCTCGCTCTACAACGTCAGTGGGGAGCAGACCTGGGACTACTCCTCCTTCTTCGGCCTCTCCATCGGACTCGAGGTGCTGCTCCTGGCCTTCATCCTGCGTTCCGCCTGGACCTGGCCCCGCCGCACGTCGCCGCCGGCGACCCTGGCGCCCAGCGCTGACCGTGAGGCCGCTCGCATCTAG